Proteins found in one Pseudomonadota bacterium genomic segment:
- a CDS encoding penicillin-binding protein activator LpoB: MSTLRLTYFKLSISYIIVFMIVLVTNMIGCISTVQKDVIEKSYMNEPIKDPNCHLLGDLFTDKTHNFQLTLPNTKWTIEPTNEDDGNGNSTLVAELGRKGYDDFWAGIYVATFNVKDLDRFAGGMVGEYNPDMAKYTYIAGKPALWTSKIVDSDNYKVKTIIYQFVNDGIGYMISIAYLTQWSIDETFMTEIDDLLDSFTFLNKEYKNGELQITAGGEIGKGKLNNVAVLDMITLQSGKPNQITIALTNELQNALVKTGKVECLDRRNIEKVFQEHKLQQSNMVSGDVAITYGNLIGAEYLISSNLGQMGESSVIYIQITEVKSGKILKTVSSRCRKCNDNKLLSTVSKLAAKLTF; the protein is encoded by the coding sequence ATGAGCACTTTAAGATTAACATATTTCAAACTATCAATTAGTTATATAATTGTTTTTATGATTGTATTGGTTACTAATATGATAGGTTGTATAAGTACTGTACAAAAAGATGTAATTGAAAAATCTTATATGAATGAACCCATTAAAGATCCTAATTGCCATCTTTTAGGGGATCTCTTTACAGATAAAACACATAATTTTCAATTGACCTTGCCTAACACAAAATGGACTATTGAACCAACTAACGAGGACGACGGAAACGGAAATAGTACTCTGGTTGCTGAATTAGGGCGGAAAGGTTATGATGATTTTTGGGCCGGCATATATGTAGCTACTTTTAACGTAAAAGATTTGGATAGGTTTGCTGGTGGCATGGTCGGTGAGTATAATCCCGACATGGCTAAATATACATATATTGCAGGCAAGCCTGCTTTGTGGACATCCAAGATTGTGGATTCAGATAATTATAAAGTTAAAACAATAATATACCAATTTGTAAATGATGGAATAGGTTATATGATCAGCATTGCTTACCTTACTCAATGGTCTATCGATGAAACGTTTATGACGGAGATTGACGATCTTCTGGACTCTTTTACCTTTTTGAACAAAGAATATAAAAATGGAGAGTTGCAGATAACGGCCGGTGGAGAGATAGGAAAAGGCAAATTAAATAATGTTGCCGTACTCGACATGATTACTCTGCAATCCGGCAAACCAAATCAAATAACAATTGCTCTTACAAATGAATTACAGAATGCTCTTGTAAAAACCGGAAAGGTTGAATGCCTGGATAGAAGAAACATAGAAAAAGTATTTCAAGAGCATAAACTACAGCAAAGCAATATGGTCTCAGGAGATGTAGCTATAACATATGGAAATCTAATCGGTGCCGAATATCTGATAAGCAGTAATTTAGGCCAAATGGGAGAAAGCTCTGTTATCTATATCCAGATTACTGAGGTGAAGAGCGGGAAAATCCTGAAAACAGTAAGTTCGCGTTGTAGAAAATGCAATGATAATAAATTATTAAGCACTGTTTCAAAATTAGCGGCAAAACTAACTTTTTAA
- a CDS encoding penicillin-binding protein activator LpoB: MQKYRFSYFEKSIGYTIIFIIVIALCANIISCMNVTQKNTAKEKLIQNNPNTVEFPNEQEYQLSGNIYTNNTYNFQVTLPNTNWTIESKRETIGNGIQIAVLKRKGYAGFLSSVNISRNHQENLEKFAGAGRHRPDAAKYTYIAGKQAFFTSQLRDYGSYKMVLDMYKFVNNKKGYIFGVGYLPQWSGDELFMTEIDDLLNSFIFLSEGDKNAELQIVAYGKIGKGKLNNVAVLSMADLQSDDQNEKTNVLTNELQDALVKTGKFECLDRRNIEKVFQEHKLQQSGVVSGDTAIKFGNLIGAKYLVSSNLGQMGETSVIYIQITEVENGKILKTVSSRCRKCNDDMLFNTISNLVIKLIAFK, from the coding sequence ATGCAAAAATATAGATTTTCTTATTTTGAAAAATCAATTGGCTATACGATTATTTTTATTATTGTTATAGCACTGTGTGCCAATATCATAAGTTGTATGAATGTCACGCAAAAAAATACTGCCAAGGAAAAACTTATACAAAACAACCCTAACACAGTGGAATTTCCCAATGAACAAGAATATCAACTTTCCGGCAACATTTATACAAATAACACATACAATTTTCAAGTGACCTTGCCTAACACAAATTGGACTATTGAATCAAAAAGAGAGACAATCGGCAATGGTATTCAAATTGCTGTATTAAAACGGAAAGGATACGCCGGATTCCTTTCTTCTGTTAATATTAGCAGGAATCACCAGGAGAATTTGGAAAAATTTGCAGGTGCTGGCAGGCATCGTCCTGATGCGGCAAAATATACGTATATTGCTGGAAAGCAGGCTTTCTTTACATCACAACTCAGGGATTATGGAAGTTATAAAATGGTATTAGATATGTACAAGTTTGTAAATAATAAGAAAGGGTACATTTTCGGCGTTGGTTACCTCCCTCAATGGTCTGGCGATGAACTATTCATGACTGAGATTGATGATCTTTTAAACTCTTTTATTTTTTTAAGTGAAGGTGATAAAAATGCTGAATTGCAGATTGTTGCTTACGGAAAGATAGGGAAAGGCAAATTAAACAATGTTGCAGTACTCAGTATGGCTGATCTGCAATCTGACGACCAAAATGAAAAAACAAATGTTCTCACAAATGAATTGCAGGATGCTCTTGTAAAAACCGGAAAGTTTGAATGCCTGGATAGAAGAAATATAGAAAAAGTATTTCAAGAGCATAAACTACAGCAAAGTGGTGTGGTTTCGGGGGATACGGCTATAAAATTTGGCAATCTGATCGGAGCTAAATATCTGGTAAGCAGTAATTTGGGCCAAATGGGAGAAACATCTGTTATCTATATCCAGATTACTGAGGTGGAGAACGGGAAAATCCTGAAAACAGTAAGTTCGCGTTGTAGAAAATGCAATGATGATATGCTGTTTAATACAATTTCAAATTTAGTAATTAAACTAATTGCTTTTAAATAA